From one Methanocalculus alkaliphilus genomic stretch:
- a CDS encoding diphthine--ammonia ligase, producing the protein MYAALTSGGKDSVLSIQMAMDKGLDVGYIVCVRPENPDSYMFHSSNLDAVRLIASRGQMEYVEIRSHGRKEEELADLKNGLQSLPITGLIAGAIASRYQYERVGEIAKALDLEIFAPLWERDPEWIMEQVAQRLDAIIVVCAADGLGDDLLGAHIDEALIDRLKRISSRNRIHIAGEGGEYETLTLNAPFYSEPIHWKGEERLVSPGRSELILDGLW; encoded by the coding sequence ATGTATGCAGCGCTGACATCAGGTGGAAAGGATTCGGTCCTCTCGATCCAGATGGCCATGGACAAAGGGCTTGATGTCGGCTATATCGTCTGTGTCAGGCCTGAGAATCCCGATTCGTATATGTTTCATTCATCCAATCTCGATGCAGTCAGGTTGATTGCCAGCCGGGGTCAGATGGAGTACGTCGAGATACGGTCACATGGACGGAAAGAGGAGGAGCTTGCTGATCTGAAGAATGGGCTTCAAAGCCTCCCAATCACCGGCCTGATCGCTGGTGCCATAGCATCCAGGTACCAGTATGAACGGGTCGGGGAGATCGCAAAAGCCCTCGACCTTGAGATCTTCGCTCCACTCTGGGAGAGAGATCCCGAATGGATCATGGAACAGGTCGCACAACGGCTGGATGCGATCATCGTCGTCTGCGCTGCAGACGGGCTTGGTGACGATCTCCTTGGGGCACATATCGATGAGGCACTGATAGACCGCCTCAAAAGGATTTCATCAAGAAACAGGATCCATATCGCCGGGGAAGGGGGAGAGTATGAGACACTCACCCTGAATGCACCATTTTACTCCGAACCCATCCATTGGAAGGGGGAGGAGCGGCTCGTCTCTCCGGGCAGAAGTGAACTTATCCTGGATGGATTGTGGTAG